Within Thermococcus indicus, the genomic segment TAAGGTCGGGGTCTTCCTTCTCAAAAATTCCGATCGCCTCAGAAAGCGGGGCGGCGATGTCGATTTTCTGGAACCTGTCGGTCATAACTTCCTGCACAAGAATACCGACCATGCTGTCACCTCCTTCGTAATATACTAGGGCGCCGGTCAATTTAAACCTTTTCAACGGGATTTTAGTAACTCCAGCTTAATAAATTTTTCGCGGAAAGATTTATAAAACTCCACCATGAACTCTCAACCGCGCCGGGGTAGCCTAGCCTGGGAAGGCGCTGGACTCGAGATCCAGTGGGCTCTGCCCACCAGGGTTCAAATCCCTGCCCCGGCGCCACAACTGCCGAGCCCGATGGGGTCTTGATTCCCCTCTTCTCCAGTCTTACCATCTGCAACGTTCCCCCGGTACTGCGAATATGGAAATGAGACGCTGATTCGATGTCCTCGCAAGAAGGGGAGAGGGTAACCAGCCGCAAAATTGGGTGGAAAAGGCCTTAGGTCATGATGTAGGCCCCGTCCTTCTCCACGATGACCGTGTGCTCGAACTGGGCGACCGTACCGCCCCTGACCTCACGCAGTATCGGGTAGCTGTAAACGGCCCCGACCCTGTCGAGCTGGGCGAGGGCGAGCTTGAGCTGTCCCTCCGGCATGAAGTCCTGCAGCCAGCGGTAGGCGAAGGGAAGCGTTTTGTACTCCCTCTTGATGTGCATGAGGAGCCTCCTTGCCTGGGCCATCCTCACGGGTCTATCGCGCACGTACATGAAGATGAGCGCCGGCGGCACCTCTATGACCTGGCCGGCACCGGTGGTCGCGAAGGGCTCTATCGCTATGACGTCCCCCTCCTTGAGCTCGTAGCTATCGGTGGGGCGGTAAATGTTGGGTATGCTGATGCCGGCGTGGAGTTTGTAGCGCTCTATCTTGTGGCCGCTTAGATTGACTATCGGGTTGAACCCCTTCCCGCGTATGGTGTCCTCTATGGCCTTCCCCAGCTCGTTTATCTTGGTACCTGCCCTGATCGTGGAGATGGCGTTTTCGAGGGCCTCCCTGGCGGCCGCCATCAGCTCGTCCTCCTCCATCCCGACGCGGTAGGTTACGGCGGTGTCGGCTATGTAGCCATCGACATGAACGCCGAGGTCGAGCTTGAGGTAGTCGCCCTCCCTGAGGACGGTTTCGTCGCCCCTGTAGGGTGTGTAGTGGGCCGCAATCTCGTTTATTGAAAGGTTGCACGGGAACGCCGGTTTTCCGCCAAGCTCAACTATGCGCCTTTCAACGAACTCGGCGATATCATAGAGCTTTGCTCCCGGCTTTATGAGCTCGACAACTTCCTTCTTGACCTGTCTGGCTATCTCGCCGGCCTTTATCAGTGCCTCCCTTTCGTCCACTTTTTATCACCATAACTGGGGTGAGCACGTGCCCCTTAAACCTTTCCACGGGAAAACCTTTTATTTGGTGCGAACCCTAACCCTACGGTGGGCCTATGCTGGAACTCGGCAAGCACATCAACATCTCGGACGATCTGTTCGTGGTGAAGAACCTCATCGGCTCAATCCTTCAGGGCGTGGGCATCGCCTACCTCATTCCTGTGCTGCTGGCGTGGTTCTACCCCGATGAGATTAACTACGTCATCTACTTTGCCCTTCCGGGCACGTTCTGTGTGCTCTTCGGTGCCTGGCTGGCGAGGCATATGGGTAAAATTGAGGACGTCAACCTCCGGCAGGCGATGGTTTCGGCCGCGTTCACCTGGCTTTTTGCCTCCGCAATAAGCGTCGTACCCTTCATGGCCATAGCCAAGATGTCGTTCATCGACTCCTACTTCGAGAGCATGAGCGCGTGGACGGGTACGGGCCTCACCATGATGACCAATCTGGAGGGCTATCCCCATATCCTCCTCTTCTGGCGTGCCTGGATGCAGTGGCTCGGTGGAATCGGTATAGTTCTTGTCGCCCTGACCGTCCTCATACGCCCCGGGGTGGCCGCCGCGAGGCTCTACCGGGCCGAGGCCAGGAGCGAAAGAATCCTCCCCAACCTGGTCAACACGTCCAAGGTCATCTTCCAGATATATTTCGTTCTGACCGTTGTGGGCGTTTACCTGTACTACATCAACGGCATGCCGCTCTTCGATGCGGTTACCCACTCCATGACCGGCCTGGGGACTGGCGGTATGAGCACCCACGACCTCAGCA encodes:
- the map gene encoding type II methionyl aminopeptidase, with translation MDEREALIKAGEIARQVKKEVVELIKPGAKLYDIAEFVERRIVELGGKPAFPCNLSINEIAAHYTPYRGDETVLREGDYLKLDLGVHVDGYIADTAVTYRVGMEEDELMAAAREALENAISTIRAGTKINELGKAIEDTIRGKGFNPIVNLSGHKIERYKLHAGISIPNIYRPTDSYELKEGDVIAIEPFATTGAGQVIEVPPALIFMYVRDRPVRMAQARRLLMHIKREYKTLPFAYRWLQDFMPEGQLKLALAQLDRVGAVYSYPILREVRGGTVAQFEHTVIVEKDGAYIMT